The proteins below come from a single Faecalibaculum rodentium genomic window:
- a CDS encoding type I 3-dehydroquinate dehydratase produces the protein MITIVPLFVDDTETFQSAFEEAVHSRCDWIELRLDRALNDLDPFRLLEILAVLDPGDKRLLYTIRTDREGGEISLTDTEYKELVRHLCRLNGLVDVELSRLDHEEPLASFSNPEQTVLSFHDFDQTPADLDVIWHAMETHHPLVQKLAIMPRDKQDVDRLLESCRQHRTESRKIAIAMGEQGTVSRLWGDAWDSFAAFCTLSQSSAPGQLSLEEWLVKRTGKNGPSDGTNC, from the coding sequence ATGATTACAATCGTACCGTTGTTTGTAGATGACACTGAAACATTTCAGAGCGCCTTTGAAGAAGCGGTCCATTCCCGCTGTGACTGGATTGAACTGCGTCTGGACAGGGCATTGAATGATCTGGATCCATTCCGGCTTCTGGAGATCCTGGCTGTCCTGGATCCCGGGGACAAAAGACTGCTGTATACCATTCGCACGGACAGGGAAGGGGGAGAGATCTCCCTGACAGATACAGAGTACAAAGAACTGGTCCGTCATCTGTGCAGGCTGAATGGACTGGTGGATGTGGAGCTCTCGCGTCTGGACCACGAGGAACCGCTGGCCTCTTTCAGCAACCCGGAACAGACTGTCCTGTCCTTTCATGACTTCGATCAGACCCCGGCGGACCTGGATGTCATCTGGCATGCCATGGAGACGCACCATCCCCTGGTCCAGAAACTCGCCATTATGCCCCGTGATAAACAGGATGTGGACCGGCTGCTGGAAAGCTGCCGTCAGCACCGGACAGAGTCAAGGAAAATTGCCATCGCCATGGGGGAACAGGGGACTGTCTCCAGACTCTGGGGAGATGCCTGGGACAGCTTTGCTGCCTTCTGCACCCTGTCGCAAAGCAGTGCACCCGGGCAGCTTTCTCTGGAAGAATGGCTTGTCAAGCGAACCGGAAAAAATGGCCCCTCAGACGGCACAAACTGTTAA
- a CDS encoding TIGR01212 family radical SAM protein (This family includes YhcC from E. coli K-12, an uncharacterized radical SAM protein.) → MHHTQTDELSEKNRHPSEGHTLSPFPFSDTNKRYHTYSYALKQQYGKKLAKIPLDAGFTCPNRDGTKGWGGCRFCSSQGSGDTILHSGEDLRLQFEAGLERARKKWPDASAIAYFQSYSNTYAPLPDLRRILEPVFSWEDVAEVSIATRPDCLDAEKILWLSEMNRVKPVWIEMGLQSGRDATMAAMNRGHNTSILVACMKQLQGTGIRTCLHIINGLPGESHEDMMETARLVARLKPDAVKIHMLHVISDSALGQDYRQSPFPLLSMEEYVQIVCDQLEILPPEMVVERITGDGVADNLLAPEWTVKKRVTMNAVDRELACRDSWQGKRYKPEQ, encoded by the coding sequence ATGCATCATACGCAAACAGATGAACTTTCTGAAAAAAACAGGCATCCTTCTGAAGGGCATACACTGAGTCCCTTCCCTTTTTCAGACACAAACAAGCGATACCACACCTATTCCTATGCCCTGAAGCAGCAGTACGGAAAAAAGCTGGCCAAGATTCCTCTGGATGCAGGTTTCACCTGTCCAAACCGGGATGGAACAAAGGGATGGGGTGGCTGTCGCTTCTGTTCGTCTCAGGGGTCCGGGGACACGATTCTGCATTCCGGTGAAGATCTGCGGCTGCAGTTCGAAGCGGGCCTGGAAAGAGCACGGAAAAAATGGCCGGATGCATCTGCCATCGCCTATTTCCAGTCCTATTCCAACACCTATGCTCCGCTGCCGGACCTCAGGCGGATACTGGAGCCTGTATTCAGCTGGGAGGATGTGGCGGAAGTTTCCATTGCCACAAGGCCCGACTGTCTGGATGCAGAGAAGATCCTGTGGCTGTCAGAGATGAATCGTGTCAAGCCGGTCTGGATCGAGATGGGTCTGCAGAGTGGCAGGGATGCCACCATGGCTGCCATGAACCGGGGTCACAATACCTCAATACTTGTTGCCTGTATGAAGCAGCTGCAGGGAACCGGGATTCGAACGTGTCTGCACATCATCAACGGACTCCCGGGTGAAAGCCATGAGGACATGATGGAGACCGCCAGACTGGTGGCGAGGCTGAAACCGGATGCGGTGAAAATCCATATGCTGCATGTGATTTCTGACAGTGCCCTGGGACAGGACTATCGTCAGTCCCCCTTCCCGCTTCTTTCCATGGAGGAGTATGTGCAGATTGTCTGCGACCAGCTCGAGATCCTGCCACCGGAGATGGTTGTGGAGAGGATCACCGGCGACGGTGTGGCTGACAATCTCCTGGCTCCGGAGTGGACAGTCAAGAAACGAGTGACAATGAATGCCGTGGACCGGGAGCTGGCCTGTCGGGATTCCTGGCAGGGGAAGAGGTACAAACCAGAACAGTGA
- the hpf gene encoding ribosome hibernation-promoting factor, HPF/YfiA family, protein MKVNITGKNITVTQAIADKINKKLAILNKYFIIDDEDTANVLIRTYPDKQKIEVTIPTRFAILRTEVADDDLYKAIDRAIDKLEDQIRRQKTRIEKKKNHSPLSEAFIDVELYEDAPVDEDEVVRTKSIVPAFMSLDEAIAKMELLDHDFFIYTDDETRKIAVVYRRREGGYGLIETE, encoded by the coding sequence ATGAAAGTGAATATCACCGGAAAAAACATCACTGTGACGCAGGCCATTGCCGACAAAATCAACAAAAAACTCGCCATTCTCAACAAGTATTTCATCATTGATGACGAGGATACAGCCAATGTCCTGATTCGCACCTATCCCGACAAGCAGAAGATCGAAGTCACCATCCCGACCAGGTTCGCGATCCTGCGTACCGAAGTGGCGGACGACGATCTCTACAAAGCCATTGACAGGGCCATTGACAAACTGGAAGACCAGATCCGCCGGCAGAAGACCCGGATCGAGAAGAAAAAGAACCACTCGCCGCTCTCGGAAGCCTTCATTGACGTGGAGCTCTATGAAGATGCACCGGTGGATGAGGACGAAGTGGTCCGGACCAAGTCCATAGTTCCGGCCTTCATGAGCCTGGACGAAGCCATTGCGAAAATGGAACTGCTGGATCACGATTTCTTCATCTATACCGATGATGAAACCCGAAAGATCGCCGTTGTTTACCGCCGGCGCGAAGGCGGCTACGGTCTGATCGAGACCGAATAG
- a CDS encoding M56 family metallopeptidase — translation MTVSLFSILLTCFESCVLILVLDLVLKRRKQFRLIHADAVFLLMVMIGLRLGFPVTLFYALPVQIPAVLNPVTNFMRQEFLPGFSVIQLLLGFWITGAGIRGFTHLRNHLYVEKTASRIRQHAKKTSVRELVGNSTMPEYPVYISASIQSPRIMGKDKSILLPDLHCSRHQMECILLHEIRHLENHDYLKKQLVEWILIVWWWLPPVYLLRRHISLYAEVMADGEAVWNRNEAGQLEYALSLVEVQKLLHPDSPKQSDNSAFSSFYISDDAEVLAWRIERLSERDFISGTSGFCLVSLAVLAFLSSFVVLEPAFLPPAADYRYSQSDLLDSGLLISHKDGSWSFCIDGEYMEIRNPASEFLVGVPVIYE, via the coding sequence ATGACTGTCTCACTCTTCTCGATCCTCCTGACATGTTTCGAATCATGCGTTCTGATCCTTGTCCTGGACCTGGTGCTTAAGCGTCGTAAACAGTTTCGTCTCATTCATGCCGATGCGGTGTTCCTGCTAATGGTCATGATCGGGCTGCGACTCGGTTTTCCCGTTACCCTGTTCTATGCCCTGCCGGTTCAGATTCCGGCTGTTCTGAACCCGGTCACGAATTTCATGAGACAGGAATTCCTCCCCGGGTTTTCCGTAATTCAGCTGCTGCTCGGGTTCTGGATCACAGGAGCCGGCATCCGGGGGTTCACGCACTTAAGAAACCACCTGTATGTGGAGAAAACAGCCAGCCGAATCCGGCAGCATGCAAAAAAGACCTCGGTCAGGGAACTGGTCGGCAACAGCACCATGCCGGAATATCCTGTCTATATTTCTGCCAGCATCCAGTCTCCCAGAATCATGGGGAAGGATAAAAGCATTCTGTTGCCTGATCTGCACTGCTCCAGACATCAGATGGAATGCATTCTGCTTCATGAAATCCGTCATCTGGAAAACCATGATTACCTGAAAAAGCAGCTGGTGGAATGGATCCTGATCGTCTGGTGGTGGCTGCCGCCAGTGTACCTTCTCAGACGGCATATTTCTCTGTATGCAGAAGTGATGGCAGATGGAGAAGCGGTCTGGAACCGGAATGAAGCCGGTCAGCTGGAGTATGCATTGTCACTGGTTGAAGTCCAGAAACTGCTGCATCCGGATTCACCAAAACAGTCTGACAACTCTGCATTTTCCAGTTTTTACATCTCTGATGATGCCGAAGTTCTCGCCTGGCGGATCGAACGTCTGTCTGAGCGGGACTTCATTTCCGGAACAAGCGGATTCTGTCTGGTGTCTCTGGCTGTTCTGGCATTTCTGTCCAGTTTTGTTGTACTGGAACCTGCTTTTCTGCCACCGGCTGCCGATTACAGATATTCACAGTCCGATCTGCTGGATTCCGGATTGCTCATCAGTCACAAAGACGGGAGCTGGAGCTTCTGCATTGACGGGGAATACATGGAGATCCGGAATCCGGCTTCGGAGTTTCTGGTGGGAGTACCGGTGATTTATGAATAG
- the ileS gene encoding isoleucine--tRNA ligase, with protein MDYKSTLHMPKTRFEMRGNLTKKEPKFQQRWAEMELFEKMLERREGAEPWTLHDGPPYANGDIHLGHALNKILKDVINKSHYMMGNRVDYIPGWDTHGLPIETAVTKLGYDRKKIGIPEFRRICHDFALEQVERQKKGFLSLGCIGDYNHPYITLTPDFEARQIEIFGKMASDGLIYQGLKPVYWSPSSESALAEAEVEYKDVKSPTIYVKFAVKDGRGVLEEGDSIVIWTTTPWTIPGNLGISVHPRFDYAVVKTEQGNLVVLAELVDKLMEEFGITDYEVLRTIKGKDLEFITTKHPLYPERDSLVMVGEHVTADSGTGAVHTAPGFGMDDFMIGRQYGLPIYVNVDAQGRLMEDTGERLAGLYVEDANKEVVKWLDELGALLKLQFITHSYPHDWRTKKPIIFRATTQWFASIDKIRQQLLDQIHSIHWVPAWGEGRMHNMIADRGDWCISRQRAWGVPIPIIYGEDGTPLMDKAIFEHVADLFREHGSNIWFELEAKDLVPEGYTSEHSPNGTFTKETDTMDVWFDSGSSHTGAMIERGLGYPADLYFEGSDQYRGWFNSSLIVGTAVYGEAPYKEVLSHGFVMDEKGVKMSKSQWNAVAPAEITKKYGADILRLWSATVDYQADVSMGDKILKQIAENYRKVRNTFRFLLANLDDNTFTKKDRVPFDQLPLLDQYMLVLLKQAEEKAEKAYLEYRFADVVTSLTNLMTNDLSAYYLDYAKDILYIERENDPERRAVQTVLHTYADVLVRLWAPILAHTAEEINDILQLDEESIHLTDFAKVELEADEEQILADMKQLLAVRKDVLKALEEKRAAGEIKKSLEAAVKLHVDPETRALFDKYVPKLAQWLIVSDAEFVDDELPQYEVSQVLVDKAAGHACPRCWNFTTAENEDGLCDRCAAIVAEEAAEAE; from the coding sequence ATGGACTACAAGAGCACATTGCACATGCCGAAAACCCGGTTTGAAATGCGCGGAAATCTGACGAAGAAAGAGCCGAAGTTCCAGCAGCGCTGGGCTGAGATGGAGCTGTTTGAAAAAATGCTGGAGCGCCGGGAAGGAGCCGAACCCTGGACCCTCCACGACGGCCCTCCCTATGCCAACGGCGACATCCATCTGGGTCATGCCCTGAACAAGATCCTCAAAGATGTCATCAACAAATCCCACTACATGATGGGCAACCGCGTGGACTATATCCCCGGCTGGGATACCCACGGCCTGCCGATCGAGACAGCTGTCACGAAACTGGGATATGATCGCAAGAAAATCGGCATTCCCGAATTCCGTCGGATCTGCCACGACTTTGCGCTCGAGCAGGTGGAGCGACAGAAAAAGGGCTTTCTGTCCCTGGGCTGCATCGGTGACTACAATCACCCCTACATCACCCTGACACCGGATTTTGAAGCCCGCCAGATCGAGATCTTTGGCAAAATGGCATCCGATGGCCTGATCTATCAGGGCCTGAAGCCGGTCTACTGGTCTCCGTCCTCCGAGTCTGCCCTGGCGGAAGCGGAAGTGGAATACAAGGACGTGAAGTCTCCCACGATTTACGTGAAGTTTGCGGTGAAAGACGGCCGCGGCGTGCTGGAGGAAGGCGACAGCATCGTCATCTGGACCACCACACCCTGGACCATCCCGGGCAACCTGGGCATCTCCGTTCACCCGCGGTTCGACTATGCAGTGGTGAAGACAGAGCAGGGCAACCTGGTGGTGCTGGCGGAGCTCGTGGACAAGCTGATGGAAGAATTCGGCATCACAGACTATGAAGTCCTGCGCACCATCAAGGGAAAGGACCTGGAATTCATCACCACAAAACACCCGCTGTACCCTGAAAGAGACTCTCTGGTGATGGTGGGAGAACATGTCACGGCGGATTCCGGTACCGGTGCAGTCCACACGGCTCCCGGCTTCGGTATGGATGACTTCATGATCGGCAGGCAGTACGGACTGCCAATCTACGTCAACGTGGACGCTCAGGGCCGTCTGATGGAAGACACCGGCGAACGCCTGGCAGGGCTCTATGTCGAAGACGCCAACAAGGAAGTCGTGAAATGGCTCGATGAGCTGGGAGCGCTTCTGAAGCTGCAGTTCATCACCCACTCCTACCCCCACGACTGGCGGACCAAGAAGCCCATCATTTTCCGTGCCACCACACAGTGGTTTGCCTCCATCGACAAAATCCGCCAGCAGCTCCTGGATCAGATCCACAGCATTCACTGGGTGCCTGCCTGGGGCGAGGGCCGCATGCACAACATGATCGCCGACCGCGGCGACTGGTGCATTTCCCGTCAGCGTGCCTGGGGTGTGCCCATTCCCATCATCTACGGGGAAGACGGCACACCGCTGATGGACAAGGCGATCTTCGAACACGTGGCAGACCTGTTCCGGGAACACGGGTCCAACATCTGGTTCGAGCTGGAGGCAAAGGACCTGGTGCCGGAAGGCTACACCAGCGAGCATTCTCCCAACGGAACCTTCACGAAGGAAACCGACACCATGGATGTGTGGTTTGACTCCGGCAGCTCCCACACCGGGGCCATGATCGAACGAGGTCTGGGCTATCCGGCAGATCTGTACTTCGAGGGATCCGACCAGTACCGCGGCTGGTTCAACTCCTCCCTGATCGTGGGAACCGCTGTCTACGGCGAAGCTCCCTACAAGGAAGTGCTGTCTCACGGCTTTGTCATGGATGAAAAAGGCGTGAAGATGTCCAAGTCCCAGTGGAACGCCGTGGCCCCTGCGGAGATCACGAAGAAATACGGAGCCGACATCCTGCGTCTGTGGTCCGCCACTGTGGATTACCAGGCGGATGTATCCATGGGTGACAAGATCCTGAAGCAGATCGCGGAAAACTACCGGAAAGTCCGCAACACCTTCAGGTTCCTGCTGGCCAACCTGGACGACAACACCTTCACGAAAAAGGACCGGGTCCCCTTTGACCAGCTGCCGCTGCTGGATCAGTACATGCTGGTGCTGCTGAAGCAGGCAGAGGAAAAGGCCGAGAAGGCCTATCTGGAATACCGCTTTGCGGATGTCGTCACCAGCCTGACCAACCTGATGACCAACGATCTGTCCGCCTATTACCTGGACTACGCCAAGGACATCCTGTACATCGAACGCGAAAACGATCCTGAACGCCGTGCCGTGCAGACCGTCCTGCACACCTACGCTGATGTACTGGTCCGTCTCTGGGCTCCGATCCTGGCCCACACGGCAGAGGAAATCAACGACATCCTCCAGCTCGATGAAGAGTCCATCCACCTGACAGACTTCGCCAAAGTGGAGCTGGAGGCCGATGAAGAGCAGATCCTGGCCGACATGAAGCAGCTGCTGGCTGTCCGCAAGGATGTTCTCAAGGCGCTGGAAGAAAAGCGTGCAGCCGGTGAGATCAAAAAATCGCTGGAAGCGGCGGTGAAACTGCACGTGGATCCGGAAACCCGGGCGCTGTTCGACAAGTATGTGCCGAAACTGGCCCAGTGGCTGATCGTGTCCGATGCTGAATTCGTGGACGACGAACTCCCGCAGTATGAAGTCAGCCAGGTGCTGGTGGACAAAGCTGCCGGTCATGCCTGCCCCCGCTGCTGGAACTTCACGACCGCCGAGAACGAAGATGGCCTTTGTGACCGTTGTGCAGCCATTGTGGCTGAAGAAGCAGCAGAAGCCGAATAA
- the aroF gene encoding 3-deoxy-7-phosphoheptulonate synthase translates to MIITLKKTAPEAEVSRLIENLEKKGLKTTKIVGENYDVFGLVGDTSVIDDRSLLANPIVYDVKRVAQPYKLANRMFHPEDTIVDVNGLKIGGSKVIMMAGPCAVENRESILSAARAVKDAGADMLRGGAYKPRTSPYAFQGLGTQGIELLTEARRETGLPVVTELMSADKLDEFVENVDIIQIGARNMQNFDLLKAVGRTKKPVLLKRGLANTIEEWIMAAEYIMSEGNPNVIFCERGIRTFEKFTRNTLDLSVIPIIKERTHLPIVIDPSHATGDWKLVEAVSLAAIAAGADGLIIEVHCDPQNALSDGAQSLKPENYASLVEKGRKIAEVIGRSL, encoded by the coding sequence ATGATCATTACACTGAAAAAGACAGCCCCTGAGGCGGAAGTCTCACGGCTGATTGAAAACCTGGAGAAAAAGGGTCTGAAGACGACAAAAATCGTAGGCGAAAACTACGATGTCTTTGGTCTGGTAGGCGACACTTCGGTCATCGACGACCGGTCCCTGCTGGCGAATCCCATCGTCTATGATGTGAAGCGCGTGGCTCAGCCCTATAAGCTGGCCAACCGGATGTTCCATCCCGAGGATACAATCGTGGATGTCAATGGTCTGAAGATCGGCGGCAGCAAGGTGATCATGATGGCCGGTCCCTGTGCGGTGGAAAACCGGGAGTCGATCCTGTCTGCTGCCCGGGCCGTGAAGGATGCCGGTGCGGATATGCTGCGGGGTGGAGCCTACAAACCCCGGACCTCGCCTTATGCCTTCCAGGGCCTGGGAACCCAGGGAATCGAACTTCTGACTGAAGCCCGCAGGGAAACCGGCCTGCCGGTTGTGACAGAACTGATGTCGGCAGACAAGCTGGATGAATTCGTGGAAAACGTGGACATCATTCAGATCGGTGCCCGAAACATGCAGAATTTCGACTTGCTGAAAGCAGTCGGACGCACAAAGAAGCCGGTGCTGCTGAAACGCGGTCTGGCCAACACGATCGAAGAATGGATCATGGCCGCGGAATACATCATGTCGGAGGGCAACCCGAATGTGATCTTCTGCGAACGCGGGATCCGGACCTTCGAGAAATTCACCCGGAACACCCTAGATCTGTCAGTGATTCCCATCATCAAGGAACGCACCCATCTGCCGATCGTGATCGATCCTTCCCACGCAACGGGTGACTGGAAGCTGGTGGAGGCTGTGTCCCTGGCGGCGATCGCTGCCGGTGCCGACGGGCTGATCATAGAGGTGCATTGCGATCCCCAGAATGCCCTTTCCGATGGCGCTCAGTCGCTGAAGCCGGAAAACTACGCCTCGCTGGTGGAAAAAGGCAGGAAGATCGCGGAGGTCATTGGCCGAAGTCTGTAG
- a CDS encoding BlaI/MecI/CopY family transcriptional regulator translates to MKKFTKKESQVMDILWCEGKPLTAREISDRISEMSVYSVQQVLSRLLEGNIIQVAGITHNRNAIARQYEPSMQEADYLASIANSRETCRLFAQNFVDAGASLEELNELEARIRTRIRELKDQSS, encoded by the coding sequence ATGAAAAAGTTTACCAAAAAAGAAAGCCAGGTCATGGATATCTTATGGTGTGAAGGCAAACCGCTGACTGCAAGGGAAATTTCGGACCGCATCTCTGAAATGAGTGTGTACTCCGTTCAGCAGGTTTTGTCCCGCCTGCTGGAAGGAAACATCATTCAGGTGGCAGGAATCACCCACAACCGCAATGCCATTGCCAGGCAGTATGAACCTTCGATGCAGGAAGCGGACTACCTCGCGTCCATTGCCAACAGCAGAGAAACCTGCCGGCTGTTTGCGCAGAATTTCGTCGATGCAGGGGCCTCCCTGGAAGAGCTGAACGAACTGGAAGCCAGGATCCGGACAAGAATCAGGGAACTGAAGGACCAGTCCTCATGA
- a CDS encoding flavodoxin codes for MAPEPGDKLTTLVVYYSSDDDGISELAREAARTAKCQMFEIQPEKEYGGLLNKLNSSEELSMEELEDLYSTDFKLKQPVPDNWSEYDRIILGCPIWLDGAATPVKLFLDENNLDDKTFYPFTIGTLDEAETLTTQLSLDNWRTGFAKAESFEKGASPETVAQWVDTLNSEH; via the coding sequence TTGGCACCAGAACCGGGAGACAAACTCACAACACTGGTTGTGTACTATTCCAGTGATGATGATGGAATCAGTGAACTGGCCCGGGAAGCTGCCAGGACAGCCAAATGTCAGATGTTCGAGATCCAGCCGGAAAAAGAATACGGTGGCCTGCTGAATAAGCTGAACAGTTCAGAGGAACTGAGCATGGAGGAACTGGAGGATCTCTACTCCACTGACTTCAAGCTGAAACAGCCGGTCCCGGACAACTGGTCAGAATATGACCGGATCATTCTCGGCTGTCCCATCTGGCTGGACGGCGCCGCCACACCTGTCAAGCTGTTCCTGGACGAGAACAATCTGGATGACAAGACGTTTTATCCATTCACCATCGGGACTCTTGATGAAGCTGAAACACTGACCACCCAGCTTAGTCTGGATAACTGGCGCACCGGATTTGCCAAGGCTGAATCCTTCGAAAAAGGTGCGTCCCCGGAAACCGTTGCCCAGTGGGTCGATACACTGAATTCTGAACACTGA
- a CDS encoding cell division protein SepF produces the protein MGFMDKVKDFVAPVDDDDQGYEPETPKKSEVEPEPASRYERPAARKAGASSLNSNTKMVLFEPRSFSEAEEVGQRLKEGRAVVVNLHKLDREYAQRTIDFLTGVVFALDGKIQKIGQNVILCSPAEIGVQGTISLGNPDDLDDEE, from the coding sequence ATGGGATTCATGGATAAAGTCAAGGACTTCGTCGCTCCGGTGGATGACGACGATCAGGGATACGAACCGGAAACACCAAAGAAAAGTGAAGTAGAACCCGAACCCGCCAGCCGCTACGAACGTCCGGCTGCGCGCAAGGCAGGTGCTTCTTCTTTAAATTCGAATACAAAAATGGTACTGTTCGAGCCCCGAAGCTTCAGTGAGGCAGAAGAGGTGGGACAGCGCCTGAAAGAAGGCCGTGCAGTGGTTGTCAACCTGCACAAGCTGGACCGCGAGTATGCACAGCGCACGATTGATTTCCTGACGGGTGTCGTATTCGCTCTGGACGGCAAGATCCAGAAAATCGGTCAGAATGTCATCCTCTGCTCCCCGGCTGAAATCGGTGTACAGGGCACCATTTCTCTGGGAAACCCGGATGATCTTGACGACGAAGAATAA
- a CDS encoding YlmH/Sll1252 family protein: MILTTKNKHDSSQDLFLSRLYDALETSYRQERAVLTVFLTPAQQDLAEKNLSSAASLYFWGGHEQAERRQLIIFPQEPENEAAARKASDVICLHARVPRNAEPLKHPQVLGAAMGLGIEREQIGDILCTDTDVRLFVREHLAQYIMAELKKAGRSSLKWEWEEDPEIDVPVRETFEAIVSSTRLDAVVAALARCSRSAAEEKIRSGDIKVNDVTVGKNKVLCDNDLVSIRRCGRFRFLKARAQTKKNRLILQFERYL; the protein is encoded by the coding sequence ATGATCTTGACGACGAAGAATAAACACGACAGCAGCCAGGACCTGTTCCTCTCCCGTCTGTATGATGCACTCGAGACATCATACCGGCAGGAAAGGGCGGTTCTGACTGTTTTTTTGACACCTGCCCAGCAGGATCTTGCAGAAAAGAACCTCTCATCTGCCGCCTCCCTGTATTTCTGGGGCGGACATGAACAGGCCGAGCGCCGGCAGCTGATCATTTTCCCGCAGGAACCGGAAAACGAGGCAGCGGCCCGAAAAGCCAGTGATGTAATCTGTCTCCATGCCCGCGTTCCGCGGAATGCCGAACCTCTGAAGCATCCTCAGGTGCTGGGCGCAGCCATGGGACTGGGCATCGAACGTGAACAGATTGGGGACATCCTCTGCACAGACACGGATGTCCGTCTCTTTGTCCGCGAACATCTCGCCCAGTACATCATGGCGGAGCTGAAAAAGGCCGGGCGATCGTCCCTGAAATGGGAGTGGGAAGAAGATCCGGAAATTGATGTCCCTGTACGCGAAACGTTCGAAGCCATTGTGTCCAGCACCCGGCTGGATGCCGTGGTGGCAGCGCTGGCCCGCTGCTCACGGTCGGCGGCAGAAGAAAAAATCCGGAGTGGTGACATCAAAGTGAACGATGTCACGGTTGGCAAAAACAAAGTGCTGTGTGATAATGACCTCGTATCGATTCGGCGCTGCGGCCGGTTTCGCTTCCTGAAAGCCCGGGCGCAGACCAAAAAGAACCGATTGATTTTGCAGTTTGAACGCTATCTTTAA
- a CDS encoding shikimate kinase — protein MEYGLIGEHLGHSFSKQIHSGLGNDRYILREVPRDRVDEFFETREFSGINVTIPYKKTALAACDEVSDLAKRAQAVNCVVNRGGRLYGENTDCAGILATLEHAGIDVRDKTVLVLGRGGAATAVQAVIESLGGRPVTVYRKQAEGCVLPEQAARMYPDAAVVINATPAGMHPDVESQALDLSGFDQLEFVFDLVYNPLKTRLLLQAGSLGIPHDNGLRMLVTQAVRAHEIFFDVQVPDAITEQVLADLVRQRRNIVLIGMSSCGKSTLGKRLAQTLGLSFTDLDAEIEAAAGLSIPEIFRQEQEAGFRRRETEAARQAGLDTGQVIACGGGIIERPENLDLLHRNGIILWLKRDPALMVHEDADRPMLKQGFDSLYGRRAPVYASWADLTVTNDGSLQEGLEAVCRALGLQVDGPASSG, from the coding sequence ATGGAGTATGGACTGATTGGCGAGCACCTTGGCCATTCGTTTTCAAAACAGATTCACAGCGGGCTTGGAAACGACAGATACATTCTGCGGGAAGTGCCCAGGGACAGGGTGGATGAATTTTTTGAGACCCGGGAATTTTCGGGGATCAATGTGACGATTCCCTACAAGAAGACAGCTCTGGCTGCGTGTGACGAGGTATCGGATCTGGCGAAGCGGGCACAGGCGGTGAACTGTGTGGTCAACCGCGGCGGAAGGCTGTATGGCGAGAACACCGACTGCGCGGGGATCCTGGCGACTCTGGAACATGCCGGGATTGACGTAAGGGACAAAACTGTCCTGGTGCTCGGACGTGGCGGAGCTGCCACAGCTGTACAGGCGGTGATCGAGTCCCTGGGTGGCCGTCCGGTGACGGTCTACCGGAAGCAGGCGGAAGGCTGCGTCCTGCCAGAACAGGCAGCCCGGATGTATCCGGATGCAGCGGTGGTGATCAATGCCACCCCCGCTGGGATGCATCCGGATGTGGAGAGCCAGGCACTGGACTTGTCGGGGTTTGACCAGCTGGAATTTGTGTTCGATCTGGTCTACAACCCGCTGAAGACCCGTCTGCTGCTGCAGGCCGGGTCTCTGGGCATTCCCCATGACAACGGTCTGCGGATGCTGGTGACGCAGGCGGTGCGGGCTCATGAGATCTTCTTTGATGTCCAGGTGCCTGATGCCATCACGGAACAGGTACTGGCGGATCTTGTGAGACAGCGGCGGAACATTGTCCTCATTGGGATGTCTTCCTGCGGAAAAAGCACGTTGGGGAAACGGCTGGCCCAAACGCTGGGTCTGTCCTTTACGGATCTGGACGCAGAGATCGAAGCGGCTGCCGGTCTGTCCATCCCCGAAATATTCAGGCAGGAACAGGAGGCCGGGTTTCGGAGGCGGGAAACGGAAGCTGCCCGTCAGGCGGGCCTGGACACCGGTCAGGTGATCGCATGCGGCGGGGGCATCATCGAACGGCCGGAGAACCTGGATCTGCTTCACCGCAACGGCATCATCCTGTGGCTGAAGCGCGACCCCGCATTGATGGTGCATGAGGATGCAGACAGGCCGATGCTGAAACAGGGCTTTGACTCGCTGTATGGAAGGCGGGCTCCTGTCTATGCGTCCTGGGCGGATCTGACAGTGACCAATGACGGCAGTCTGCAAGAAGGACTGGAAGCTGTGTGCCGGGCGCTGGGGTTGCAAGTCGATGGACCTGCATCATCTGGATGA